A region of Candidatus Protochlamydia phocaeensis DNA encodes the following proteins:
- the gyrA gene encoding DNA topoisomerase (ATP-hydrolyzing) subunit A, producing the protein MSYTKDEIIVTRNVEDEVKDSYLRYSMSVIISRALPDVRDGLKPSQRRILYAMRQLNLGPNGKHRKCAKISGDTSGDYHPHGEMVIYPTLVRMAQKWIMRYNLIDGQGNFGSVDGDPPAAMRYTEARLTTAAVQLMDDLDKDTVEMAPNYDETKKEPTVFPSKFPNLLCNGSSGIAVGMATNIPPHNLNELVKATLLLLDDPTTSIDEIMKVMPGPDFPTGGIICGYRGIKEAFHTGRGKLILRGLIRIEENEDNPDKQRLAIDEIPYNVNKSRLIEQIAELINNKTITGISDLRDESDKDGMRIVVELKRGEVPEVIINQLYKFSDLQITFGCNMLALDKGLPRIMNVKQLIAAWIEHRIDVVRRRTRFELNKAEARAHILEGYLKAIDHLDEVVRLIRASQNRDEARSQLMERFQFTERQANAILDLRLYQLTGLERDKINEEYQDLLKKIEYFRAVLASEAMVRGIIKDELLDIQKNHKSERQTRIIAAESEVNMEDLIANEPVIITISQDDYIKRMPVDTFREQRRGGQGVAGMQLKKEDDIIKGLYVASTHDHLLIFTNLGRCYWLKVWQIPETGRKSKGKPLINLLEDLRPEEKIATILRVSAFDEESCILMATKRAVVKKSMLTDFSNPRRKGIWALDIDEGDEVVAARLVKPQQQIMLFTYKGMAVRFDESNVRPMGRMARGVKGATLRDENDFIVGCEVVNGDESILVVCENGFGKRSHVEDFRQTNRGGVGVRSIITSERNGNVVGAICVTDNDGVVMMSSTGQTVRIRMADLRVMGRNTQGVKLVNLREGDYLVAIQKLEGSENQDIEEKTVETPSADEATDVDAAEETADLLE; encoded by the coding sequence ATGTCCTATACGAAAGACGAAATCATTGTTACGCGGAATGTGGAAGATGAAGTAAAGGATAGCTATTTGCGCTATTCCATGTCTGTAATTATTTCTCGCGCTCTTCCGGATGTGAGGGATGGTTTAAAGCCCTCCCAACGACGTATCCTATACGCCATGCGCCAGTTAAACCTGGGTCCAAATGGCAAGCACCGTAAGTGCGCCAAAATCTCGGGTGATACTTCCGGTGACTACCATCCGCATGGCGAGATGGTCATTTATCCTACTCTGGTCCGCATGGCCCAAAAATGGATAATGCGCTACAACCTGATTGACGGACAAGGAAACTTCGGTTCCGTCGATGGCGATCCTCCGGCTGCTATGCGTTATACGGAAGCCCGTTTAACGACAGCGGCTGTCCAATTAATGGACGATTTGGATAAAGATACTGTTGAAATGGCTCCTAACTATGACGAGACGAAAAAAGAGCCAACAGTTTTCCCTTCCAAATTTCCCAATTTGCTTTGCAACGGATCATCCGGTATTGCCGTTGGAATGGCGACCAATATTCCTCCTCATAATCTCAATGAACTTGTTAAGGCGACGCTGCTCTTATTGGATGATCCGACAACGAGCATAGACGAGATTATGAAGGTCATGCCTGGTCCTGATTTTCCAACAGGCGGCATTATTTGCGGCTACCGAGGCATTAAGGAAGCTTTTCATACAGGAAGAGGCAAGCTCATTTTACGGGGCTTGATCCGTATAGAAGAAAATGAAGACAATCCAGACAAGCAGCGGCTTGCCATCGACGAGATTCCCTACAATGTCAATAAGTCGCGCCTCATCGAGCAAATTGCAGAATTGATTAACAATAAGACCATTACTGGAATTTCGGACCTGCGCGATGAATCGGATAAGGATGGGATGCGTATTGTCGTTGAACTCAAGCGCGGCGAGGTTCCGGAAGTTATCATCAATCAGCTTTACAAATTCAGCGATCTCCAAATCACGTTTGGTTGCAATATGCTGGCTTTGGATAAAGGCCTGCCTCGCATAATGAATGTCAAACAGCTCATCGCCGCTTGGATCGAGCACCGCATCGATGTCGTTCGCCGCCGCACGCGCTTTGAATTGAACAAGGCCGAAGCGAGAGCGCATATTCTGGAAGGCTATTTAAAAGCGATTGACCATCTCGACGAAGTGGTTAGACTCATTCGCGCTAGCCAAAACCGCGATGAAGCACGTTCGCAATTGATGGAAAGGTTCCAATTTACAGAGCGTCAAGCAAATGCCATTTTAGACCTGCGCTTATACCAACTCACAGGCTTGGAGCGGGATAAAATCAACGAGGAATACCAAGATTTGCTGAAGAAAATTGAGTATTTCCGAGCGGTTTTGGCAAGCGAAGCGATGGTAAGGGGCATTATTAAAGATGAGCTGCTGGATATTCAGAAGAATCACAAATCTGAACGTCAAACGCGTATCATTGCCGCTGAAAGCGAAGTGAATATGGAAGACTTAATTGCCAATGAACCTGTTATTATCACAATTTCTCAAGATGATTACATCAAGAGAATGCCCGTTGATACATTCCGCGAACAGCGACGAGGCGGTCAAGGCGTGGCAGGGATGCAGCTGAAAAAAGAAGATGATATAATTAAGGGCTTGTATGTTGCCTCGACCCATGATCATCTGTTGATTTTTACCAATTTAGGACGATGCTATTGGCTGAAAGTCTGGCAAATTCCTGAAACGGGAAGAAAATCGAAGGGCAAGCCGCTTATCAATCTGCTGGAAGATTTAAGGCCTGAAGAGAAAATTGCTACAATCTTACGCGTTTCGGCCTTTGACGAAGAGTCGTGCATTCTCATGGCCACCAAGCGCGCAGTAGTCAAAAAATCGATGCTGACTGATTTTAGCAACCCGCGACGCAAAGGAATTTGGGCGCTGGATATTGACGAAGGCGACGAGGTTGTGGCAGCACGCCTTGTGAAGCCGCAGCAGCAAATCATGCTCTTTACCTATAAAGGAATGGCAGTCCGCTTTGATGAAAGCAATGTCCGTCCGATGGGCCGTATGGCGCGAGGGGTTAAGGGGGCGACTTTGCGCGATGAGAATGATTTCATTGTAGGCTGTGAAGTCGTCAATGGCGATGAATCCATTTTAGTTGTCTGCGAGAATGGTTTTGGCAAGCGGTCCCATGTCGAAGATTTCCGTCAGACCAACCGCGGAGGCGTAGGCGTTAGATCGATCATCACAAGCGAAAGGAACGGCAATGTGGTCGGAGCAATCTGTGTAACGGACAATGATGGCGTTGTGATGATGTCATCAACTGGGCAAACGGTCCGCATCCGCATGGCTGACTTGCGCGTCATGGGCCGTAATACACAAGGCGTCAAGCTTGTTAACTTGCGTGAGGGCGATTATTTGGTTGCTATCCAGAAATTAGAGGGAAGTGAAAACCAAGATATTGAAGAAAAGACTGTCGAGACGCCAAGCGCCGATGAAGCAACGGATGTCGATGCCGCTGAAGAAACCGCTGATTTATTAGAATAG
- a CDS encoding ATP-binding protein — translation MIPTNFSALVGNETIKRYLAHMVEKGAIGNSLLFTGQEGIGKSLFAQVLAAMVIGLDDPQGTHRAKIEKGQHPDIHVYRPEGKLGLHSIQTMRQLSEEVYLPPYEAKWKVFIVHEADRMLTYSANALLKTFEEPPPCTLIILLSRSQSALLPTILSRCRILQFQTIPQATIEQFLIDRHQIDPQAAKNSAHLSQGSIGRAIQLIEHGGDTLRSSLLNLLAQGAFSCYKSLSEAVGELTAQIEKSRKQAEEAAKEELYKIPADQLSALQQHSLEKELEGLSTMAFIQETQTLFNQFLSWYRDLHVLYHGGARGYLINPDYVPELEQIGQRGNLPAIEQVQKMIDEAQLALQRSTSLQICLENLFLKLGYL, via the coding sequence ATGATCCCAACCAATTTCTCCGCTTTAGTGGGGAATGAGACGATCAAACGCTATCTTGCCCATATGGTAGAAAAAGGAGCGATTGGAAACTCTCTTTTATTTACGGGGCAAGAGGGGATCGGAAAAAGCCTGTTCGCCCAAGTCTTGGCTGCTATGGTAATCGGCTTAGATGATCCGCAAGGAACGCATCGCGCTAAAATTGAAAAAGGGCAGCACCCCGATATTCACGTCTACCGCCCAGAAGGCAAGCTCGGCTTGCATAGCATTCAGACGATGCGGCAATTGAGCGAAGAGGTCTATTTGCCTCCTTATGAGGCCAAATGGAAAGTTTTTATTGTTCATGAGGCGGATCGCATGCTGACCTATAGCGCTAATGCCTTATTAAAAACGTTTGAAGAACCGCCCCCCTGCACGCTTATCATTTTGCTCAGCCGCTCGCAATCGGCCTTGCTGCCAACTATTCTTTCGCGTTGCCGTATCTTGCAATTCCAAACGATTCCACAAGCAACCATAGAGCAATTCCTTATCGACCGCCATCAGATCGATCCTCAAGCGGCGAAAAACTCTGCCCACCTCTCGCAAGGATCAATAGGGCGCGCGATTCAATTGATCGAGCATGGAGGCGATACACTGCGAAGCTCGCTTCTCAATCTTCTCGCACAAGGCGCTTTTTCCTGCTATAAATCCTTAAGTGAAGCTGTGGGAGAGTTGACGGCGCAAATTGAAAAGTCTAGAAAGCAGGCAGAAGAAGCTGCAAAAGAAGAGTTATATAAAATTCCAGCAGACCAGTTATCGGCTTTGCAGCAGCATAGTTTGGAAAAGGAATTAGAAGGGTTGTCTACCATGGCTTTCATTCAAGAAACCCAAACCTTATTCAACCAGTTTCTCTCTTGGTACCGCGATTTGCATGTTCTTTATCACGGCGGGGCAAGGGGGTATTTAATCAATCCGGACTATGTCCCGGAACTAGAACAAATTGGACAAAGGGGAAACCTGCCAGCTATCGAGCAGGTACAAAAAATGATCGACGAAGCCCAACTGGCTCTTCAACGCTCGACTTCCCTACAGATCTGCCTGGAGAACTTGTTTTTGAAGTTGGGCTATCTTTGA
- the tmk gene encoding dTMP kinase, protein MSSLSRGHFITIEGGEGSGKSTLLNQLADYFVQQGYEVVKTREPGGSKLGETIRSLVLQRDASLQIGDQAELLLFLAARSQHIEELIKPALQAGKIVICDRFNDSTIAYQGAARGLDSRYVQRFCQLVCGEIEPELTLFLDVDPEIGLKRTQKLDKEQAGSGQLDRIESEKLDFHLRVQEAFRAAARREPFRMYCINANRSQADVFKEAVRAVDELIILPTRKERT, encoded by the coding sequence ATGTCATCCTTATCTAGAGGACATTTTATTACAATTGAAGGGGGAGAGGGATCCGGTAAGTCTACTCTTCTCAATCAATTGGCTGATTATTTTGTGCAGCAAGGTTACGAAGTGGTAAAAACTAGAGAACCTGGCGGATCGAAGCTTGGCGAAACCATTCGCAGCTTGGTCTTGCAACGCGATGCTTCTCTTCAAATCGGAGATCAAGCAGAGCTGCTTCTCTTTTTAGCAGCACGCTCCCAGCATATAGAAGAGTTGATCAAACCTGCCTTGCAAGCTGGAAAAATTGTTATTTGCGACCGCTTCAATGATTCAACGATTGCTTACCAGGGAGCTGCCCGCGGCCTAGATAGCAGGTATGTCCAACGATTTTGCCAATTAGTCTGTGGCGAGATCGAGCCAGAGCTTACGCTTTTTTTGGATGTTGATCCCGAGATAGGTCTAAAGAGGACGCAAAAGCTGGACAAAGAACAGGCGGGGAGTGGACAGCTTGATCGAATTGAATCGGAGAAGTTGGACTTCCACTTACGTGTACAAGAAGCTTTTCGAGCCGCCGCCAGGCGCGAACCATTTAGAATGTATTGCATCAATGCCAATCGGTCTCAAGCAGATGTATTCAAAGAGGCTGTCCGGGCCGTCGACGAGTTGATTATTCTTCCAACCAGGAAAGAAAGGACATGA
- a CDS encoding chorismate-binding protein has protein sequence MPATILDASDWISGALMSAGDGSFLLGYGPCRLAASRQELDPGRPIFYFPDFFLRSAAPWIQYEKSLNLTWHQLDNELKAMAGEEPLEWIVGHRELFQETFQRLQEAFQNGLLEKAVPYTFAYSSSYMSLARLQRSLKEALAYLQSRPGCLYGYWNEEGGLLGVTPETLFLYDEGQSHLVRTMALAGTKKQQEKEELQQDDKEKHEHQVVVKGICEALKPFGRIQVGERQLLPFSTLNHLLTPIEVSLTQPFDFDQLVKALHPTPALGAFPRLEGGKWLENYQKQLDRKFYGAPFGVIDPIHKRASCFVGIRQVQWSDQGMRIGAGCGVVKGSRCEQEWNEILLKIHSIRQCLAL, from the coding sequence ATGCCAGCCACTATTCTTGATGCATCCGATTGGATATCCGGTGCCCTGATGAGTGCAGGGGACGGTTCCTTTTTGCTTGGATATGGTCCTTGCCGCCTTGCCGCGTCGCGGCAAGAGCTAGATCCCGGTAGACCGATCTTTTATTTTCCCGATTTCTTTTTGCGGAGCGCTGCTCCTTGGATTCAATATGAAAAGTCACTGAACTTAACCTGGCATCAATTGGACAATGAGCTAAAAGCGATGGCAGGGGAAGAGCCGCTCGAATGGATCGTTGGCCATCGCGAATTATTCCAAGAAACTTTTCAGAGGCTTCAAGAAGCCTTTCAAAATGGCCTTTTAGAAAAGGCTGTGCCTTATACTTTCGCGTATTCCTCTTCTTACATGTCACTGGCAAGGTTGCAAAGATCCTTAAAAGAAGCGTTAGCCTATCTTCAATCCCGTCCCGGCTGTTTGTATGGCTATTGGAACGAGGAGGGCGGCCTTTTAGGGGTCACCCCAGAGACTCTTTTTTTATATGATGAAGGGCAGAGCCATCTTGTCCGGACCATGGCTTTAGCGGGAACAAAAAAACAGCAAGAGAAGGAAGAGCTGCAACAAGACGATAAGGAAAAGCATGAGCATCAAGTTGTTGTTAAGGGGATTTGCGAAGCTTTAAAGCCTTTTGGACGCATTCAAGTTGGCGAGAGGCAGTTATTGCCATTTTCTACTTTAAATCATTTGCTGACGCCTATCGAGGTTTCTCTTACGCAGCCTTTTGACTTTGATCAACTGGTCAAAGCGCTGCATCCCACCCCAGCTCTTGGCGCTTTTCCTCGTTTGGAAGGAGGAAAATGGCTGGAAAATTACCAGAAGCAATTAGATAGAAAGTTCTATGGAGCTCCTTTTGGGGTAATCGATCCCATTCACAAGCGGGCCTCTTGCTTTGTGGGGATCCGCCAAGTGCAATGGTCTGATCAAGGGATGCGAATTGGAGCGGGCTGTGGAGTGGTGAAAGGAAGCCGTTGCGAAC
- the gyrB gene encoding DNA topoisomerase (ATP-hydrolyzing) subunit B has protein sequence MSQAKINSDESKTQTKEYNASSITVLEGLQAVRERPGMYIGDTGVNGLHHLVYEVVDNCIDEAMAGYCTAIDVILHKDNSVSIEDNGRGIPVERHEKESIKQGREVSALEVVMTILHAGGKFDKDTYKVSGGLHGVGVSCVNALSKKMTVQVYKQGKIYEIEFSQGRVVRPVTVIGETTKRGTRVWFWPDDAVMAVTEFDYDILAKRFRELAFLNKGINIFFRDEKHSDKEDVNFCYEGGLSSFVSYLNENKEPLFPAPIYFQGTRPGDDAPIEFEVAMQWNDGYTETIFSYVNNIPTRQGGSHLTGFSTALTRVLNNYIKNHNLLKTDKISISGEDMREGLTAVISVKVANPQFEGQTKQRLGNSDVGSVVQQIVGEELSIFLDENPALAKMIADKAIIAAQAREAARKARELTLRKSALDSARLPGKLTDCQEKNPALCEIYIVEGDSAGGSAKSGRDRRFQAILPIRGKILNVEKARLEKILQNNEVGTMVAALGCGIGKDGFNLDKLRYHKVIIMTDADVDGSHIRTLLLTFFYRHMPALVENNFIYIAQPPLYRVTRKKTSRYIHSEREMDDYLLELGLSDIRIKLPGQQSDLSPEEVKKLVEGILEVEDFISRIERKGIPFREFLALRNGAGQLPRFQMNLVDGPRFAYSEDEFVALRQSEEESQRKRHQETLASIPEEEITEEMRTFKPGRLHFIELYEEGGLEEMINRLHTYGLELNNYLIGNSHQIDVTEEGGKIHPFHTLRELIEFLRENGRKGIEIQRYKGLGEMNADQLWETTMDPAKRTLIQVTLPDVIAADHMFTMLMGEDVPPRRAFIEQHALSVKNLDI, from the coding sequence ATGTCTCAAGCTAAGATAAACTCAGATGAGTCCAAAACTCAAACGAAAGAATACAATGCTAGTTCGATTACGGTGCTAGAAGGTCTTCAGGCAGTCCGTGAAAGGCCTGGGATGTATATAGGCGATACAGGTGTCAATGGACTCCATCATTTGGTTTACGAAGTGGTAGACAATTGTATCGACGAAGCTATGGCTGGTTATTGTACTGCCATTGATGTCATTCTTCACAAGGATAATTCTGTCAGCATTGAAGATAATGGACGGGGAATTCCGGTTGAACGCCATGAAAAAGAATCGATTAAGCAAGGACGGGAAGTCTCTGCTTTGGAAGTAGTCATGACCATCTTGCATGCGGGAGGCAAGTTTGACAAGGATACTTACAAGGTGTCGGGCGGTTTGCATGGTGTCGGAGTATCTTGCGTAAATGCCTTGTCAAAGAAAATGACTGTACAGGTCTATAAGCAGGGAAAGATCTACGAGATAGAATTTTCTCAAGGTCGTGTCGTCCGTCCGGTCACTGTCATAGGAGAGACGACGAAACGCGGAACAAGAGTGTGGTTTTGGCCTGACGATGCAGTCATGGCGGTCACTGAATTTGACTATGATATTTTAGCTAAGCGTTTCCGAGAGTTGGCTTTCTTAAATAAGGGAATTAACATTTTCTTCCGAGATGAAAAGCATTCCGATAAAGAAGATGTGAATTTTTGTTATGAAGGGGGCTTGAGCTCTTTTGTCAGCTATTTGAATGAAAACAAAGAACCGCTTTTTCCTGCGCCTATTTATTTTCAAGGAACACGTCCTGGCGATGATGCGCCAATTGAGTTCGAAGTCGCCATGCAATGGAACGATGGTTATACGGAAACCATTTTTTCATATGTCAACAACATTCCGACACGCCAAGGCGGATCCCACCTGACAGGTTTTTCAACGGCACTAACGCGAGTATTGAATAATTACATTAAAAACCACAATCTTCTCAAAACCGATAAAATTTCCATTAGCGGAGAGGATATGCGGGAAGGCTTGACAGCTGTTATTTCTGTCAAAGTAGCCAATCCGCAGTTTGAAGGCCAGACAAAGCAGCGTTTAGGCAATAGCGATGTGGGATCGGTTGTTCAACAGATTGTCGGGGAAGAGCTGTCCATCTTTTTAGATGAAAATCCAGCTTTGGCAAAAATGATCGCTGATAAGGCAATCATAGCTGCCCAGGCGCGCGAAGCGGCACGCAAAGCGCGTGAGCTGACGCTGCGGAAATCAGCTTTAGACAGTGCCCGTTTGCCAGGTAAGCTAACAGATTGCCAGGAAAAGAATCCTGCGCTTTGCGAGATTTACATCGTCGAGGGGGATTCGGCCGGCGGCTCTGCCAAATCAGGGCGTGACAGGCGTTTTCAGGCCATTTTGCCCATTCGCGGTAAGATTTTGAATGTGGAAAAAGCGCGCCTGGAGAAAATCCTTCAAAATAATGAAGTGGGGACAATGGTTGCTGCGTTAGGATGTGGGATTGGAAAGGATGGTTTCAACCTAGACAAATTGCGCTACCATAAAGTCATTATCATGACTGACGCCGATGTGGACGGCTCGCATATCCGCACCCTTCTCTTGACTTTCTTTTATCGCCATATGCCGGCATTGGTGGAGAATAACTTCATTTATATTGCCCAGCCGCCTCTCTACCGTGTGACGCGCAAGAAAACAAGCCGTTATATTCATTCCGAGCGTGAAATGGACGATTATTTGCTTGAGCTTGGGCTAAGCGATATCCGCATCAAGCTGCCGGGCCAGCAAAGCGATTTGAGCCCTGAAGAGGTGAAAAAGCTTGTTGAAGGGATATTAGAAGTTGAAGATTTTATTTCGCGCATTGAACGCAAAGGCATTCCATTTAGAGAATTTCTGGCCCTTAGAAATGGCGCTGGCCAGCTGCCGCGCTTTCAAATGAATTTGGTGGATGGACCGCGCTTTGCTTATTCTGAAGACGAGTTTGTTGCTTTAAGACAGTCGGAAGAAGAAAGCCAAAGAAAGCGCCATCAAGAAACATTAGCTTCTATTCCTGAAGAAGAAATTACAGAAGAAATGCGCACTTTCAAGCCAGGACGCCTGCACTTTATCGAATTATATGAAGAAGGTGGATTGGAAGAAATGATCAATCGGCTTCATACTTATGGATTGGAGCTTAACAATTACTTAATCGGCAATAGCCATCAAATTGACGTAACAGAGGAAGGCGGAAAAATCCATCCTTTCCATACGTTGCGCGAATTAATCGAGTTCTTGAGAGAAAATGGACGCAAAGGCATTGAAATCCAGCGTTATAAAGGTTTGGGCGAGATGAACGCCGATCAGTTATGGGAGACGACGATGGATCCGGCTAAACGAACGCTGATCCAAGTCACCTTACCGGATGTCATCGCCGCCGACCATATGTTTACGATGCTAATGGGAGAAGATGTGCCTCCCCGACGAGCGTTTATCGAGCAGCATGCATTGTCAGTTAAAAATTTAGATATCTAA
- a CDS encoding DUF721 domain-containing protein: MSKSYSRTPRHYDGTQLTTHCINDVLPAVLSKIGEAYHQRPDLILAMWPEIIGPKLAAMTQAVSFADGILVVKVKNSTLHSLLSQNDKPRILNQLRQKFPQVEIKTISFRIG, encoded by the coding sequence GTGAGTAAATCCTATTCTCGCACGCCTAGGCATTATGATGGAACGCAATTGACGACTCATTGTATTAATGACGTGTTGCCAGCGGTTTTATCGAAAATTGGAGAGGCCTATCATCAAAGGCCGGATTTGATTTTGGCTATGTGGCCAGAAATTATTGGTCCTAAGCTTGCGGCTATGACGCAAGCCGTTTCTTTTGCAGATGGAATCCTTGTTGTGAAAGTTAAAAATTCTACTCTTCATAGTTTGTTGAGTCAAAATGACAAACCTCGCATTTTAAATCAACTTAGACAAAAGTTTCCTCAGGTTGAAATTAAAACCATTTCTTTTCGAATTGGCTGA